From Mesobacillus boroniphilus, the proteins below share one genomic window:
- a CDS encoding aminopeptidase: protein MSDFQTNLEKYANLAVKVGVNIQKDQTLVINTTIDSAEFVRLVVKKAYEAGAKNVVVNWNDDVVNRTKYDLAPDEAFNEYPEWRAREVEDLAENGAAFMSIVSSSPDLLKGVKSERIGNFQKAAGTALSKYRKYIQSDKVSWTVIAAPSEGWAKMVFPDETAETAVQKLWDAIFKAVRVNTEDPVAAWKEHDSSLHEKVDYLNGKRYKKLHYKAPGTDLTVELPEKHIWVGAGSVNEQGNEFMANMPTEEVFSVPLKTGVNGYVSSTKPLSYGGNIIDNFKLTFENGKIVGVEAEEGEEILKQLVATDEGSHYLGEVALVPFNSPISQSNVLFFNTLFDENASNHFAIGSAYAFCVEGGKTMSSEELAENGLNESITHVDFMIGSDKMDIDGITEDGTAEPVFRNGDWAL from the coding sequence ATGAGTGATTTCCAAACGAATTTAGAGAAATATGCGAACCTTGCTGTCAAGGTTGGCGTTAACATCCAGAAAGACCAGACGCTTGTCATCAATACGACGATTGACTCCGCTGAGTTTGTCCGTCTCGTTGTGAAAAAGGCATACGAAGCTGGCGCTAAAAACGTCGTGGTAAACTGGAATGATGACGTGGTTAACAGGACGAAATACGACCTTGCACCTGATGAGGCGTTCAACGAATATCCAGAATGGCGTGCACGCGAGGTTGAAGATCTTGCTGAAAACGGTGCGGCATTCATGTCAATCGTGTCCTCAAGTCCGGACCTATTAAAAGGTGTGAAGTCTGAGCGTATCGGAAACTTCCAGAAAGCAGCTGGAACAGCACTTTCAAAATACCGCAAATACATACAATCTGATAAAGTCAGCTGGACAGTCATTGCTGCTCCTTCTGAAGGATGGGCAAAAATGGTGTTCCCTGATGAGACTGCCGAAACGGCTGTTCAGAAGCTTTGGGATGCGATCTTCAAAGCAGTTCGCGTCAATACTGAAGATCCGGTTGCTGCATGGAAAGAACATGACTCTTCCCTTCATGAAAAAGTTGATTACCTGAATGGCAAGCGTTACAAGAAGCTGCACTACAAAGCACCAGGCACAGACCTGACAGTCGAACTTCCTGAGAAGCATATCTGGGTTGGCGCTGGCAGCGTGAACGAGCAAGGCAATGAATTCATGGCAAACATGCCGACTGAAGAAGTCTTCTCTGTACCATTGAAAACTGGTGTGAATGGCTATGTATCAAGCACAAAGCCACTTAGCTATGGTGGAAACATCATCGATAACTTCAAGCTCACTTTTGAAAATGGAAAAATCGTCGGAGTCGAAGCTGAAGAAGGCGAAGAAATCCTGAAGCAGCTTGTGGCGACAGATGAAGGTTCACACTATCTTGGAGAAGTTGCTTTAGTTCCATTTAACTCGCCAATTTCTCAATCAAATGTATTATTCTTCAACACATTGTTTGATGAAAACGCGTCAAACCACTTCGCAATCGGAAGTGCTTATGCTTTCTGTGTTGAAGGCGGCAAAACAATGTCTTCAGAAGAATTAGCTGAAAACGGCTTGAACGAAAGCATCACCCACGTCGACTTCATGATCGGTTCCGATAAAATGGACATCGACGGCATCACGGAAGACGGAACTGCTGAGCCAGTGTTCCGCAACGGAGACTGGGCATTGTAA
- a CDS encoding DNA topoisomerase III, whose amino-acid sequence MKSLVLAEKPSVARELARVLGCNKTNKSYFEGNQYIVTWALGHLIELKMPENYDPKYKVWKLEELPIIPDKMGLKVIKQTSHQFKAIEHLAERKDVGEFIIATDAGREGELVARWILERIKWKKPIKRLWISSQTDRAIKDGFKNLKPGKQFEDLYESAVCRSEADWLIGLNVSRALTTKFKDPLSAGRVQTPTLAMVLEREDEINKFVPKEYWTIQAKVGSLNAEWEHKGEKRIFSKEKAEQIQKKLSNKKAILKSIDRKQKSEPQPLPYDLTELQRDANKRFGFSAKKTSNVLQGLYEQHKLVTYPRTDSRYLTTDMEATMADRLQGIMSGYRDEAKPALAQKGKVQARRVFNNEKVTDHHAIIPTEERLHLADLSPDERKLYDLIVRRFLALFYPAYQYEVIHANFDVEDESLSARETNILELGFKKVLGKDEDDAATQSLGHLEKGKSYSVGQVTLNKKMTEPPLRLSESDILAKMEKFGLGTPATRAEIIERIISSEVVERQNGRLYPTKKGKQLIDLVNDELTSPELTAKWEKELEEIARGKGDPKAFKKRIREQTARLVSEIKTSDKTYRAHNLTGSKCPECGEFMKERKTKDGRILVCSSPECSFRKHKDPKLSQRRCPQCHKRMEIHNGKAGAYFQCRPCNVVEKAEDKKKKGVSKREERKLKEKYSPSQENFGTSLGDLLKAAMEDKD is encoded by the coding sequence ATGAAATCATTAGTACTTGCAGAAAAACCAAGTGTTGCCCGCGAGCTTGCGCGTGTACTTGGGTGCAATAAAACGAATAAAAGCTATTTCGAAGGAAATCAATACATCGTCACCTGGGCGCTCGGCCACTTGATTGAACTGAAAATGCCCGAGAATTATGACCCGAAATATAAGGTGTGGAAACTTGAAGAGCTGCCAATCATCCCGGATAAAATGGGGCTGAAGGTCATTAAGCAGACGAGTCATCAGTTCAAGGCAATTGAGCACCTTGCTGAACGAAAGGATGTCGGTGAATTCATTATCGCTACTGACGCCGGGCGTGAGGGTGAGCTTGTCGCCAGATGGATCCTCGAGCGCATCAAATGGAAGAAACCAATCAAGAGACTTTGGATTTCTTCTCAAACGGACCGAGCAATCAAGGATGGTTTTAAAAACCTCAAACCCGGAAAGCAGTTTGAAGACCTTTATGAATCTGCTGTCTGCCGTTCCGAAGCTGACTGGCTGATTGGGCTGAATGTTTCGAGGGCATTGACAACAAAATTCAAAGATCCTTTATCTGCCGGTCGTGTCCAGACACCAACACTCGCAATGGTCCTTGAACGCGAGGATGAAATCAACAAGTTCGTTCCGAAGGAGTACTGGACAATCCAGGCAAAGGTCGGCTCGTTGAATGCAGAATGGGAGCATAAAGGCGAAAAACGAATTTTTTCAAAGGAAAAAGCAGAACAGATTCAAAAGAAACTGTCCAACAAAAAGGCTATCCTAAAATCAATCGACCGCAAGCAAAAGTCAGAACCGCAGCCGCTTCCATATGACCTGACCGAACTGCAGCGAGATGCCAACAAACGTTTTGGTTTTTCCGCCAAAAAAACCTCCAATGTGCTTCAGGGATTGTATGAACAGCACAAGCTCGTCACCTATCCCCGTACAGACTCTCGCTATTTGACGACCGATATGGAAGCGACAATGGCGGACCGCCTGCAGGGCATCATGTCCGGTTACCGTGACGAAGCAAAGCCGGCACTTGCGCAGAAAGGCAAAGTACAGGCTCGGCGGGTATTCAATAATGAGAAAGTCACTGACCACCATGCGATCATCCCGACAGAGGAACGCCTTCACCTTGCTGATTTGTCGCCAGATGAACGGAAGCTGTACGATTTGATCGTCCGCCGATTCCTGGCTTTATTTTACCCGGCTTATCAGTATGAAGTAATCCATGCTAACTTCGATGTTGAAGATGAATCACTGTCAGCACGGGAAACGAATATTCTTGAACTTGGCTTTAAAAAGGTTCTCGGGAAAGATGAAGACGATGCCGCTACACAATCACTTGGCCACCTCGAAAAAGGGAAGAGCTACTCTGTTGGCCAAGTCACCCTGAATAAAAAAATGACCGAACCGCCGCTTCGCCTGTCTGAGTCGGATATTCTCGCTAAAATGGAGAAATTCGGACTCGGTACTCCGGCAACACGGGCGGAGATCATCGAGCGGATCATCTCATCAGAAGTCGTGGAAAGACAGAATGGCCGCCTGTACCCAACTAAAAAGGGTAAGCAGCTCATCGACCTTGTGAATGATGAATTGACTTCCCCTGAATTGACGGCAAAATGGGAAAAAGAGCTCGAGGAGATTGCGCGAGGCAAAGGTGATCCGAAGGCTTTCAAAAAGCGGATTCGTGAGCAGACTGCCCGCCTTGTATCTGAAATCAAGACGAGCGACAAAACCTACCGAGCCCATAATCTGACAGGCTCAAAATGCCCTGAGTGCGGTGAGTTCATGAAGGAACGCAAGACAAAGGACGGACGCATCCTCGTCTGCTCCAGTCCTGAGTGCAGCTTCCGCAAGCATAAGGATCCAAAGCTTTCGCAAAGACGCTGTCCTCAGTGCCATAAGCGAATGGAAATCCACAACGGCAAGGCAGGCGCCTACTTCCAATGCCGACCATGCAATGTCGTCGAAAAGGCCGAGGACAAAAAGAAAAAAGGTGTATCCAAGCGCGAGGAACGCAAGCTGAAGGAAAAATACTCGCCATCCCAGGAAAACTTCGGCACCAGCCTTGGAGACTTGCTGAAAGCAGCGATGGAGGATAAGGATTAA
- a CDS encoding MDR family MFS transporter — protein sequence MRIRDWDRNLKIRLFGEALMNITFWMFFPFLTIYFAESFGKDKAGFLLIFSQVFSVFANLLGGYTADRFGRKRMMVISAFGQGIAFLVFAYAVSPWFTSPMLGFICFTLVGMFGSIYWPASQAMVADVVPEKDRSSVFAIFYTQINIAVVVGPILGAIFYVKYRFELMIAVAIISILLALVLAKWTRETVPASAKQARAENGKWYDFLKDQIADYKIIVQDKIFLMFIIAGILAAQTFMQLDLLFPVYTKDTVHNQTVFELGSKVFTVNGEQAFGLILSENGLLVALFTVVVTRWVTRFRERNVFVLSSLIYAVAILMFGATNWIWGLIAAMAVFTLAELMTAGLQQTFISNLAPEQMRGQYFAAASLRYTIGRTIAPISIPLTVWIGYGWTFTILSILAVLSAVLFWAMFRMYENKKAAGV from the coding sequence ATGAGGATAAGGGATTGGGATCGCAACTTGAAGATTCGCCTGTTTGGCGAGGCTTTGATGAATATAACATTTTGGATGTTTTTTCCGTTTTTAACGATTTATTTTGCTGAGAGCTTTGGTAAGGATAAGGCAGGGTTTCTGCTGATTTTTTCTCAGGTTTTCTCTGTATTCGCCAATCTGCTTGGCGGGTATACGGCTGACAGGTTCGGTCGCAAGCGGATGATGGTTATCTCAGCCTTTGGCCAGGGAATTGCCTTCCTTGTTTTTGCCTATGCGGTTTCACCATGGTTCACCTCGCCGATGCTCGGTTTCATCTGCTTTACGCTGGTCGGAATGTTCGGCTCCATCTACTGGCCGGCCAGCCAGGCGATGGTCGCTGATGTTGTCCCGGAAAAAGACCGAAGCAGCGTGTTCGCAATTTTTTATACGCAGATCAATATCGCTGTCGTAGTCGGCCCGATTCTCGGAGCGATTTTTTATGTAAAATATCGGTTTGAATTGATGATCGCAGTGGCGATTATCTCTATCCTTCTTGCGCTCGTCCTTGCAAAATGGACACGTGAAACGGTGCCGGCTTCCGCCAAGCAGGCACGTGCAGAGAATGGGAAATGGTATGACTTCCTTAAAGATCAAATTGCCGATTATAAGATTATCGTCCAGGATAAAATCTTCCTCATGTTCATCATTGCAGGGATTTTGGCGGCGCAAACATTCATGCAGCTTGATCTGTTATTCCCTGTTTACACAAAGGATACGGTGCATAATCAAACCGTGTTCGAACTCGGCAGCAAAGTATTCACCGTCAATGGCGAGCAGGCTTTTGGATTGATCCTTTCCGAAAATGGATTGCTCGTTGCCCTCTTCACTGTCGTTGTAACGAGATGGGTGACCCGATTCCGCGAGCGAAATGTATTTGTCTTGTCGTCGTTAATCTATGCAGTCGCAATCCTGATGTTTGGTGCGACGAACTGGATCTGGGGACTTATTGCGGCGATGGCTGTGTTCACATTGGCTGAACTGATGACAGCCGGTCTGCAGCAGACATTCATTTCCAATCTCGCACCTGAGCAGATGCGGGGACAATATTTTGCGGCCGCTTCATTGAGATATACGATTGGGAGGACGATCGCACCAATCAGCATTCCGCTAACCGTCTGGATCGGTTACGGCTGGACGTTCACAATCCTCAGCATTCTCGCAGTTTTAAGCGCGGTACTGTTCTGGGCAATGTTCCGGATGTATGAAAATAAGAAGGCAGCCGGTGTTTAA
- a CDS encoding cytochrome ubiquinol oxidase subunit I yields the protein MDEVLILSRIQFAVTVFYHFLFVPLTIGLVILVAIMETKYARTLDQTYKRMADYWGKLFAINFVLGVITGITMEFQFGTNWSEYSKYMGDIFGSPLAIEALVAFFLESTFMGIWLFGKDKFSPKLRAISIWMVALGTNISALWIITANGFMQNPVGYVLKNGRVELNSFSELVTNPYAWYMFVHTVVSAYIVGAFFMMAISAYHLLRKNETAFYKKSFKYGLAMALFSATLTPFIGHQSGVFAAKMQPAKGAAMEAVWETQKDMPFHLIQIPDQENERNAFEAISIPKLGSFFYTNSFDGEVTGLNDIPKDERPNVELVFFAFRVMVALGVFFMAVSWYGLYLYRKNKLENSPKYLKLVLYSVLLPYLAINAGWMVAEAGRQPWVVYGLMKTSEGVSPIALSQVVFSLAALVIFYTVLLIADVYLIIKYAKKGPESELKYGLEGGVKHVS from the coding sequence ATGGATGAGGTCCTGATATTAAGCCGGATCCAGTTTGCTGTAACTGTGTTTTATCACTTTTTATTTGTGCCATTAACGATTGGTTTAGTCATTCTCGTTGCCATCATGGAGACAAAGTATGCGCGCACCTTGGACCAGACGTATAAGCGAATGGCGGATTATTGGGGAAAACTGTTCGCTATTAACTTTGTGCTTGGCGTGATTACCGGCATTACGATGGAATTCCAATTTGGCACGAATTGGTCCGAATACTCAAAGTATATGGGAGATATTTTCGGATCACCGCTCGCGATAGAAGCGCTTGTCGCCTTTTTCCTAGAATCGACCTTCATGGGCATCTGGCTGTTCGGCAAGGATAAGTTTTCACCGAAGCTGCGGGCGATTTCAATTTGGATGGTAGCGCTAGGCACGAATATTTCTGCTCTCTGGATTATTACTGCCAATGGCTTCATGCAAAACCCAGTCGGATATGTCCTAAAAAATGGACGTGTTGAGTTGAATAGCTTTTCGGAGCTTGTTACCAATCCGTATGCCTGGTATATGTTCGTACATACTGTTGTAAGTGCATATATTGTCGGGGCGTTCTTCATGATGGCAATCAGTGCTTACCACCTGCTGAGGAAGAATGAAACCGCGTTTTATAAAAAGTCATTCAAATACGGACTGGCCATGGCGTTGTTTTCTGCGACACTTACGCCGTTCATCGGCCACCAGTCCGGTGTGTTTGCGGCAAAAATGCAGCCGGCAAAAGGTGCAGCGATGGAGGCCGTCTGGGAAACACAAAAGGACATGCCATTCCATCTGATTCAGATTCCGGACCAGGAAAATGAGCGTAATGCTTTTGAGGCAATCAGCATACCGAAGCTGGGCAGCTTCTTCTATACAAACTCCTTTGATGGGGAAGTCACTGGTTTAAATGATATTCCTAAGGATGAACGGCCGAATGTGGAACTGGTCTTTTTCGCGTTCAGAGTCATGGTCGCACTTGGTGTCTTTTTTATGGCTGTTTCATGGTACGGCTTGTACCTTTACCGGAAAAATAAACTGGAGAACTCACCAAAATACTTGAAGCTAGTCCTTTATTCTGTGCTGCTTCCGTACCTGGCGATCAATGCCGGCTGGATGGTAGCAGAGGCGGGACGTCAGCCATGGGTTGTGTACGGTTTGATGAAAACATCCGAGGGTGTGTCGCCAATCGCGTTGTCCCAGGTGGTATTCTCTTTGGCTGCACTTGTCATTTTCTATACAGTTTTGTTGATAGCAGATGTCTATTTGATCATCAAATATGCTAAAAAA
- a CDS encoding GNAT family N-acetyltransferase, whose amino-acid sequence MECAEVLELQRKSYRIEADLIGTDEIPPLKETFEQLQDCGETFIGCYVNGRLAGAVSYKKERNVLDIHRMMVHPEFFRRGIARKLLDQLDQIGAPEMIVSTGSANTPAVKLYEKIGFERQEDSVVGDGLVIANFKKWN is encoded by the coding sequence ATGGAGTGTGCTGAAGTTCTTGAACTTCAGAGGAAATCGTACAGGATAGAAGCGGATCTGATCGGCACAGATGAAATCCCGCCGTTAAAAGAAACCTTCGAGCAGCTTCAGGATTGCGGCGAAACCTTTATTGGCTGTTATGTCAATGGAAGGCTGGCAGGGGCTGTCTCGTATAAAAAAGAACGGAACGTACTGGATATTCACCGTATGATGGTTCACCCGGAATTTTTCCGCAGAGGGATTGCCAGGAAGCTGCTTGATCAATTGGACCAGATAGGAGCCCCGGAAATGATCGTTTCGACCGGGTCAGCAAACACACCGGCAGTGAAACTTTATGAAAAAATCGGCTTTGAGCGCCAGGAAGATTCAGTAGTTGGCGATGGGCTGGTAATCGCTAATTTCAAGAAGTGGAATTGA
- a CDS encoding peroxiredoxin, whose amino-acid sequence MDEKLYAQDLVECPTVFCANRDDQAPLFTADALINGDIKKINLEDYRGKWVILFFYPSDFTFVUPTELAAVAAVYPYIKALGAELLAISTDSVYSHKVFKETSPSLKNVTYPMVSDRTQVISRAYRILDETTGACFRASVFIDPEGIIRAKLVYPGNVGRNLPEHVRLLQAFEYAKQTGKGVPANWVPGQQGVSTDPSNIGNI is encoded by the coding sequence ATGGACGAAAAATTGTACGCTCAAGATTTGGTTGAGTGCCCGACTGTTTTTTGCGCGAACCGTGATGACCAGGCTCCGCTGTTTACAGCAGATGCGTTGATTAATGGTGACATAAAGAAGATCAACCTTGAGGATTACCGGGGGAAGTGGGTCATTTTATTTTTCTACCCAAGTGATTTCACCTTTGTCTGACCGACAGAACTAGCGGCGGTCGCCGCTGTTTACCCTTATATAAAGGCGCTGGGTGCTGAATTGCTGGCAATCAGCACAGACAGCGTATATTCCCATAAGGTTTTTAAGGAGACATCTCCATCTTTGAAGAATGTTACGTATCCAATGGTAAGCGACAGGACTCAGGTAATCAGCCGTGCTTACCGAATCCTTGATGAAACAACGGGGGCTTGCTTCAGGGCATCGGTGTTCATCGATCCTGAAGGGATTATCAGAGCTAAGCTAGTTTATCCAGGCAATGTCGGCCGCAACCTTCCTGAACATGTAAGGCTGTTGCAGGCATTCGAGTATGCCAAGCAAACAGGAAAAGGAGTGCCGGCAAACTGGGTCCCTGGCCAGCAAGGAGTCAGTACAGATCCATCAAATATAGGGAATATTTAA